A single region of the Deltaproteobacteria bacterium genome encodes:
- a CDS encoding pyruvate flavodoxin/ferredoxin oxidoreductase: MMLTLMEGNEAVAWGAVTAGCRFYAGYPITPATTIFNTMLKLLPPLGEICIQGEDEIASIGSCLGASMAGLKVMTATSGPGLSLFSEHISFAIGSEIPIVIVDVQRLGPSTGSATRGADGDIQFMRWGSSGGQPVIVLAPVDVKDCFCLTIHAFNLAEEFRCPVSIASNKEIGMTKESIDLATVPKPEIVQRRTPPKETSFMPFRIPQGRMVPDFLPFGHEILVRQTSSTHGADGYITTNPEDIAATQERLKQKLESAVERFCFHEAYVAEKAEDLIITYGITARTAVEVFKELRNTKHPVSLLVLKTLWPVPETLIKEKASSAKRIIVLEMNVGQYVREIERVLPDKKIHFYGCMNGKLITPAKIRKVIADAQSTE, from the coding sequence ATGATGTTAACCCTTATGGAAGGAAATGAGGCCGTTGCCTGGGGGGCGGTGACTGCAGGATGCCGGTTTTATGCCGGATATCCGATCACACCCGCCACCACCATCTTCAATACCATGTTGAAACTGCTTCCCCCTCTGGGTGAAATCTGCATTCAGGGGGAAGACGAAATTGCATCTATCGGGTCCTGCCTCGGGGCCTCCATGGCTGGATTGAAAGTGATGACTGCCACATCGGGTCCGGGGCTCAGCCTTTTCTCTGAACATATTTCTTTCGCGATTGGGAGTGAGATTCCCATCGTCATTGTTGATGTCCAGCGATTAGGCCCTTCTACGGGTTCTGCAACGCGGGGTGCGGACGGAGATATCCAGTTCATGCGTTGGGGGAGCAGTGGTGGGCAGCCGGTTATTGTACTTGCTCCTGTCGATGTTAAGGACTGCTTTTGCCTGACGATTCATGCCTTCAATCTTGCAGAAGAGTTCAGATGTCCAGTCTCCATTGCCTCCAACAAGGAGATCGGCATGACCAAGGAAAGCATTGACCTGGCGACCGTTCCGAAGCCGGAGATCGTGCAGCGTCGAACCCCGCCGAAAGAAACATCTTTCATGCCTTTTAGGATTCCTCAGGGACGCATGGTCCCTGACTTTTTGCCCTTCGGGCATGAAATCCTTGTGCGCCAGACCTCATCGACCCATGGTGCGGACGGTTATATCACCACGAATCCTGAGGATATAGCCGCAACCCAGGAAAGGCTGAAGCAGAAACTCGAATCGGCGGTGGAACGATTCTGCTTCCATGAAGCTTATGTTGCCGAGAAGGCTGAGGACTTAATAATCACGTACGGGATCACCGCCCGGACAGCCGTGGAGGTCTTTAAGGAACTGCGGAATACCAAACACCCCGTCTCCTTGCTGGTACTTAAGACCCTCTGGCCCGTACCGGAAACCCTGATCAAAGAAAAGGCCTCTAGCGCCAAACGAATCATTGTGCTGGAGATGAACGTAGGGCAATATGTAAGAGAAATCGAGCGTGTTCTGCCCGACAAAAAGATTCATTTTTATGGCTGCATGAACGGCAAACTGATTACGCCAGCCAAAATCAGGAAGGTTATCGCCGATGCCCAGTCTACTGAATGA